TTGGGAAATGCTGAAATTCAAGAATTAAAAATTCCAAAACTCATCTTAACAGGCTTTGACGCAGAACAAAAAATCTTTGAAGCTTTAAAGAATGGTGCCACTGGATATATGTTTAAGGAAGAATTGTATTCTCTCAGTTCGATTTTGGACATTCTATTAAATGGAGGAGCTTATATTTCCTCAACCATTGCGCTGCGTGTAGTTAGTTTTTTCAAAGAAATGAAAAAGACAGTCCAATCCTTTGAAGACCTAACCAAACAAGAGGACAGAATCTTACGAGAACTATCTAGTGGTTTTACTCCCCAAGAAATCGCTGACTCTCTAACGATCAACATTTCCACTGTTCGAACTCATATCAAAAGTATATATAAAAAAATGCAGGTAAACAATCAAACTCAGCTTTTAAATAAAATCAAATCCATCAGTCTTTCTTAAATCTCAGATCTTCCTTCTAAAAGCAATCATCGCAATATCATCATTTAACTCAGAAGGTCCCGCACAGAATATTTTCTTGCCGGAAAATTTCTCTACTTCTTTTGCTATTTTTTCTGTAACTTCTTCTGGAGTTTCTTTTCCCTGGGTCAAAATGATTTGCTCCATTCTTTCTCCACCGAATAATTCTGATTTTGCGTTCATGGCTTCGTTTACTCCGTCCGTGTATTGAAAGAACAAATCTCCAACTTCTAATTGCATAGTTTCTTCTTCGATAGTCGTATCGAATATATCATTGTCGATAGCCCCAAGAGGCATTCCACCGGAAGGAAATGTTTCTATTGTATTTGTTTTAGCTCTGTAGACTAACGGTTTAGAATGACCACAATTCATATAAGAAATCTTTCCCGTTTTCTTTTCGTAGATTCCCAAAAAGAAAGTAACAAATATATGAGAAGGTGTATCTGCATAGACTTGTTCATTTAAACTCAAAAGAATTTTTCTTAAGTCTGTGACTTCACTTCGTATTAAAGATTGAAGCTGCGAACGAAGGGAAACCATTACAAGAGCGGGACCGATTCCATGATTGGAAACATCTCCAATACAAAAAGCAACTTTATCTTCTCCTGAATTCATGAAATCAAAATAATCTCCACCAACTCCTGACATGGATTTATAAAAGTTTCCAAATTCTAAAGCACCACTAGCGTTAGACGGCATAGCGGATGGCAGAAGACCTTTCTGAATGTCTTCCGCCGCCGCGTATTCTATGAGCATTTCCTGGCGATGTTTTAAGTCAGTCGTCATCTTGTTTAAGGCAGTGGTAAGAACTCCAAATTCATCAGAGCCTCCATCCTGAAACTTTGTATCTAGATTTCCTTGACCGAGTTCTGCGGCAGAGGCAATGATTCCTTTTATCTTTCGAACCATTACACCGGATAAATACAATGCGAGGATAACAGCAAACGCTCCAATTCCATACGATACATTGACAATGTTGTCTTTCTTTTCTTCAATACGATCATATCCTTCCTGCATATCAATGATTGCTCTTGTAAAACCAATCTGATTTGCAATCATCAAATCTTTTGCCAGACCCTTTCCATCCTCCGAATAAAGAGGCGTAGAATCTAATGTCCACATATACGCTTCTGCCTCTGACCTACTCTTAGATATTGTGCCATTGTCTATATAACGTTTTAATTCTGGAGTTGCTGTCTCGGAGCTAGCATCCATTATCCACTGACGCATTTTTTTCCATCTAAGTCTTTCTGTTTCCCGTAGCTTTGCATCGGACGCATAATCTGTATAAGCCATTGGCTTTGCTCTATACTTTAAAATTACTTCTTCATACAGAGCAACATCTCTCAGATAGAGTATAGAATTTTTGATTTGTAAATTCATTTCATTTGCAATATCTGCATTTTCCTTTTCAAGAGTTTCTAGATTTGGAATTCTTTTTGCCATTTCATTTGCGAGTGCTTCTCTTTTCTTTAGATTCTCTGCATACTCAGCATATAGCTTCTTAAATTCTAAATCCCTTGAAGGAGATGTAGTTGTTTTCTTCTCTTTTAAAAATTCAATCCGTTCTTTTATCTTCTTTGATATCTCTTGAAATTTAGTTTGGATTTCCTTTTCCTTTTCAAGATATTCTTTCCAGTCTTT
This genomic interval from Leptospiraceae bacterium contains the following:
- a CDS encoding SpoIIE family protein phosphatase is translated as MKNLNWKLFLPGIRTKLSLFTILFVVLIISVMSQFFIIEQKKALAESYEKELASSKEYIGSVVSDLEGISRSLILIEEFRDHVKENQRLLAANKKTYFVEENKFLGFIKMKNDFGLKKLGLIQSQRFAKKMDTFFSMYFTEKDIKELESNIKIQFKDKEGKQISDRSFTELQRFANSVVKADKLLEENTEKKAAEAVLAANKKNHSVQRAQLRKQILSQFQEEQKRKIKELGLPTEKIRIQSFSLISQGEQLEAEIGFDTNIFESKGDVNLKAVDEYLQNDLNAFVNNVTKKEEATSYTSKFVLSQKNYQTQSDYFVKNHLTVETANKLAAANLNKDWKEYLEKEKEIQTKFQEISKKIKERIEFLKEKKTTTSPSRDLEFKKLYAEYAENLKKREALANEMAKRIPNLETLEKENADIANEMNLQIKNSILYLRDVALYEEVILKYRAKPMAYTDYASDAKLRETERLRWKKMRQWIMDASSETATPELKRYIDNGTISKSRSEAEAYMWTLDSTPLYSEDGKGLAKDLMIANQIGFTRAIIDMQEGYDRIEEKKDNIVNVSYGIGAFAVILALYLSGVMVRKIKGIIASAAELGQGNLDTKFQDGGSDEFGVLTTALNKMTTDLKHRQEMLIEYAAAEDIQKGLLPSAMPSNASGALEFGNFYKSMSGVGGDYFDFMNSGEDKVAFCIGDVSNHGIGPALVMVSLRSQLQSLIRSEVTDLRKILLSLNEQVYADTPSHIFVTFFLGIYEKKTGKISYMNCGHSKPLVYRAKTNTIETFPSGGMPLGAIDNDIFDTTIEEETMQLEVGDLFFQYTDGVNEAMNAKSELFGGERMEQIILTQGKETPEEVTEKIAKEVEKFSGKKIFCAGPSELNDDIAMIAFRRKI
- a CDS encoding response regulator transcription factor is translated as MNSIHKNNKINYAIVEDNERFRDTLAGLLKIRKETSRVLEFASSEELLDFDGLSTIDFLIVDYKLKRMDGISLLGNAEIQELKIPKLILTGFDAEQKIFEALKNGATGYMFKEELYSLSSILDILLNGGAYISSTIALRVVSFFKEMKKTVQSFEDLTKQEDRILRELSSGFTPQEIADSLTINISTVRTHIKSIYKKMQVNNQTQLLNKIKSISLS